In one window of Macrobrachium rosenbergii isolate ZJJX-2024 chromosome 27, ASM4041242v1, whole genome shotgun sequence DNA:
- the LOC136853281 gene encoding uncharacterized protein, producing the protein MPLKYCWSQCYDNAAVMAGHKSGVQQRVIEKNNRIQKRLQNHQINFHNAAKDLKALEMYFNENREAICNESLSAALELCENYDVMVELRTRIKKRMPGETATDVGLSAKQEIMRLMKQCRTRLEDIDNKFGFLLGVEQILKKGKSSGLLDGERMKENCLHAGEFYSSDLDGNELYEEILDCRMLLASRTDVQISTPEMLIQFIIQYGDENVFPNLRVAIQLMLTVAISIASCERSFSKLKLIMAYLGASMGQDRLNALAFLSTEREEVELINSDDVIDNFASAKSCRVQI; encoded by the exons ATGCCACTAAAGTACTGTTGGTCACAGTGTTACGACAATGCTGCAGTCATGGCAGGGCACAAATCTGGTGTGCAGCAGAGGGTCATTGAAAAGAACA ACCGCATTCAAAAGAGACTTCAAAACCATCAAATAAACTTCCACAATGCTGCCAAAGACTTAAAGGCACTTGAAATGTATTTCAATGAAAACAGAGAAGCAATCTGTAATGAGTCGCTCAGTGCGGCATTAGAATTATGTGAGAATTATGATGTTATGGTAGAGCTGAGgaccagaataaagaaaaggatgCCAGGAGAAACAGCTACTGATGTAGGCCTCAGCGCAAAACAAGAGATCATGCGTCTAATGAAACAATGTAGAACAAGACTTGAAGATATAGACAACAAGTTTGGGTTTCTGCTAGGTGTagaacaaattcttaaaaaaggtaaaagttcAGGATTACTGGATGgcgagagaatgaaggaaaactgTTTACATGCCGGCGAATTCTACAGTAGTGATTTGGATGGTAATGAACTTTATGAGGAAATCTTAGACTGCAGGATGCTCTTGGCAAGTAGAACGGATGTTCAGATTTCCACTCCAGAGATGCTCATCCAATTCATTATACAATATGGTGATGaaaatgttttccccaacttaagAGTAGCAATCCAACTTATGCTCACAGTAGCAATTTCAATTGCAAGCTGTGAACGTTCGTTcagtaaactgaaattgattATGGCTTATCTCGGAGCCTCAATGGGACAGGATAGACTTAACGCCCTAGCATTTCTTAGTACTGAGCGTGAAGAGGTAGAACTCATTAACTCTGAtgatgttattgataattttgcttCAGCAAAGTCTTGCAGAGTCCAAATATAA